The DNA sequence GCTCCTGCGAGCTTTCGAGATGGCCATGGCGGGCAACCCGATCTGGCGAAGCCGCTACGTCCGGGACGCCCTCGACCTGGCGTTGCCCCGGCTCGACGGCGAAGGCGCCCGGGAAGACCGCGGTTACGCCATTTACGCGCTGCACCGCGACGGTCGCCACGACGAAGCCGTCGCCCAATTCCGGCGGCCACGTGCGGAACTTCGACACCGACGTCAAGCGATCCGCGAACCCCGTCAAGCAGTTCGCGGGCCTGCCGAAACGCGACCCGAGACGCGTGAAGGCCCCCTCGACGACCGAGGGGGCCTTCGACGTCGTCCGAGCTACTGCTGCGCGATCAGCTCCGCGATCTGCACGGCGTTGAGCGCCGCGCCCTTGCGGAGGTTGTCGTTGGCGATGAACAACGCGAGCCCGCGGCCGCCGCCGACTCCCTGGTCGACGCGGATGCGGCCGACGTAGCTCGGGTCGTTGCCCGCTGCCTGCAGGGGCGTCGGGACGTCGGACAGCTCGACGCCCGGCGCGTGGCCCAGCAGCTGCGTCGCGCGCTCGACCGTCAGCGGCTGCGCGAACTCCGCGTTCACCGAGATCGAGTGCCCCGAGAACACCGGGACCCGCACGCAGGTGCAGGACACGCCCAGCCCCGGGATGCTCAGGATCTTGCGGCTCTCGTTGCGGAACTTCTTCTCCTCGTCCGTTTCGAGCTCACCGTCGTCCACAATGGACCCCGCCATCGGCAGGACGTTGAACGCGATCGGGCGGACGTACTTGTTCGGCGCGGGGAAGTCGATCGCCGCGCCGTCGTGCGTCAGCAGCGAGGCGTGCTCCGCTCCTGCGCGAACCTGACCGGCCAGCTCGTCGACGCCGGCCAGCCCGCTGCCGGACACCGCCTGGTAGGTCGACGCGACCAGCCGGACCAAGCCCGCTTCGTCGTGCAGCGGCTTGAGCACCGGCATCGCGGCCATCGTCGTGCAGTTGGGGTTCGCGATGATCCCCTTCCGCGCTTCCTTGATGGCTTCCGGGTTGACCTCGCTGACGACCAGCGGCACGTCCGGGTCCATCCGGAACGCCGAGGAGTTGTCGATCACCGTGACGCCGGCGTCGGCGAACCGCGGCGCCTGCGCCTTGGACGTCGTGCCGCCCGCGGAGAACAGCGCGATGTCCAAACCGGACGGATCCGCCGTGGACGCGTCTTCGATCGTGATTTCCGTGTCACGCCAAGGAAGCTTCGACCCCGCCGAACGCGACGAGGCGAAGTACCGGAGCTCGGCGAT is a window from the Amycolatopsis sp. NBC_00355 genome containing:
- a CDS encoding aspartate-semialdehyde dehydrogenase, with translation MADGLRVGVVGATGQVGAVMRKLLAEREFPIAELRYFASSRSAGSKLPWRDTEITIEDASTADPSGLDIALFSAGGTTSKAQAPRFADAGVTVIDNSSAFRMDPDVPLVVSEVNPEAIKEARKGIIANPNCTTMAAMPVLKPLHDEAGLVRLVASTYQAVSGSGLAGVDELAGQVRAGAEHASLLTHDGAAIDFPAPNKYVRPIAFNVLPMAGSIVDDGELETDEEKKFRNESRKILSIPGLGVSCTCVRVPVFSGHSISVNAEFAQPLTVERATQLLGHAPGVELSDVPTPLQAAGNDPSYVGRIRVDQGVGGGRGLALFIANDNLRKGAALNAVQIAELIAQQ